The Neochlamydia sp. AcF84 nucleotide sequence CTACTCCTTGATATATTTGCCTACACTTTGTGGCGATATTTTTAAAAAAATAGCTAATTATGCATGGGTTAAGCAGCCTTCTTGATCAAAAGCTTGCTTGCACATCCGCGCCACAGCTTCTTTTTTTATAGCCTTTAATTTTTTCCCTTTGGCTCTTTCCATAGCATCTTGCAAGCTTACCAAGCAAAAATAAAAAAGAGATCTGCCTACTTATGTAAAAGTGATCGTTTTAAGGAAAGAAGTAGCTGCTTTATTTAATAGGTTGTATTTAATTAACTTGTTGCTTTCTTTTAAATTTAATAACATGATTGTGTTTAGTTGTTTTTAATTTAAGCTCGTTATTGAGGGATATTCAGTGGAAATAAATAAGTTATCTCAGGCTTGCAGTTATATAGATAAGGTGGCTGATTACATACCCATCGTCAGTACAGTAACTAACCTATTTGATATTTTTCAAAAACAGGTCATTTTACGCTCTAAACAAAAAGAAAATATAAATAAAAGCTCCTATTATCGGCATCTTAGTCAGAAAAGCTTTAAACGGTGTATCATCTTGCTAATTCCTATTCTAGGAAATATAGTTGTAGGCATTTGGGACTTTACTCATCAAAAATGCTACCCTAGCTCCCCCCCAGCGGTGCATCCTGCATCTCCACAGCTTAGCTTCCCTTCCAGTAATACAGCCGCTATGCTTACCGCTGTCCAGCAAAACGTTTGGACCCCTGAGCCTGCTGAGCTTAAGCTAAAAAGCAGGAAAAGTAAGGAAGCTGTTGCCGTTCAGAAGGAGCCGCGACATTTGGGGGAGTGGCTATCAGAAATAGAATTAAATAAAGAAAAGAGATGTCTGCTTGCTGCCGTTAGACGAGATGGCTTGAAACTTCAGTATGCAAGTGAAGTTCAAAAAAAAGATAAAAAAGTGGTGCTTGCTGCCGTTCAGCAAAATGGTAAGGCACTTGCATACGCCAACCAGGCATTAAAAGAAGATGAAGATGTTGTGCTTGCTGCTGTTCAGCAAAATGGCACGTCCTTTGAGTATGCGCATGAGAAACTTAAAAATGAGAGAAGTTTTGTGCTTGCTGCTGTTAAGCAAGATGGCCGGGCACTTCAGTACGTAAGCCAGAAGTTAAAAGAAGATAAAGAAGTGGTGCTTGCTGCTGTTGAGCAAAATGGCTCGGCACTTCAGTACGTAAGCCAGAAGTTAAAAGAAGATAAAGAAGTGGTGCTTGCTGCTGTTGAGCAAAATGGCTGGCTACTTCGGGAGGCAAGCCAGGAGTTAAAAAAAGATAAAGAAGTGGTGCTTGCTGCCGTTAAGCGAGATGGCTGGGCACTTCAGTACGCCAGCCAGGAATTAAAAAAAGATAAGGAAGTGGTGCTTGCTGCCGTTAAGCAACATGGCTTGGCACTTGAGTACGCCAGCCAGGCATTAAAAGAAGATAAAGAAGTAGTGCTTGCTGCCGTTAAGCAACATGGCTTTGCATCTTATTATGCCAGCCAAAAATTAAAAGAAAATAGAGAAGTGGTGCTTGCTGCCGTCCAGCAAAATGGCTCGACCTTTGAGTATGCGCCTGAAGAGCTTAAAAATGAGAGAAGTTTTGTACTTATTGCCGTTCAACAAAAAGGTTGGGCACTTAAGTTCGCAAGCCAGAAGTTAAAAGAAGATAAAGAAGTGGTGTTTGCGGCTATTGAGCAAGATGGCTCGGTACTTGAGTACGCAAGCCAGGATTTAAAAAAAGATAATGAAGTAGTCCTTGCTGCCGTTAAGCAACATGGCATGGCACTTAAGTTTGCAAGCCAGAAGTTAAAAGAAGATAAAGAAGTGGTGCTTGCTGCTATTAAGCAAAATGGCTTGGCACTTGAGTACGCCAGCCAGGAATTAAAAGAAGATAAAGAAGTGGTGCTTGCTGCTATTAAGCAAAATGGCTGCGCACTTCAGTACGCCAGCCAGGGTTTAAAGAAAGATAAAGAGGTGGTACTTGCTGCTGTTAAGCAAAATGGCCTGGCACTTCGGCATGCAGGCAAGAAATTAAAAAAAGATAGAGAAATTGTGCTTGCTGCTGTGCAGCAAGAGGGCCGATCACTTGGGTATGTAAGCAAAGAAGATAAAGAAGTGGTGCTTGCTGCCCTCAAGCAAGATGGCTGGGTACTTAAGTACGCAAGCCAGGTATTGAAAAGAGATAAAGAATTTGTACTTGCTGCTGTTAAGCAAAATGGCTGGGCACTTGAGTACGCCAGCCAGGCATTAAAAGAAGATAAAGAAGTAGTGCTTGTTGCCGTTGAGCAAAATGGCTGGGCACTTGAGTACGCCAGCCAGGAGCTAAAGGAAGATAAAGAAATTGTGCTTGCTGCCATTAAGCAAGATGGCAGGGTATTGCAGTGGATGCTGGAATCACTTAAGAATGATAAAGAGATTGTGCTTGCTGCAGTTAAGCAAGATGGCTTGGCACTTAAGTTTGCAAGCCAGGAGTTAAAAGAAGATAAAGAAGTGGTGCTCGCTGCCGTTAAGCAAAATGGCTGTGCACTTCAGTACACCAGCCTGGCATTAAAGAATGATAAAGAAGTGGTACTTGCTGCCGTTAAGCAAAATGGCTTAGCCTTTTATTACGCAAGCCAGATGCTAAACAAAGATAAAGAAGTGGTGCTTGCTGCCGTTAAGCAAAATGATAGGGCACTTCAGTTCGCCAGCCAGGAGTTAAAAGAAGATGAAGAAGTAGTGCTTGCTGCCGTTAAGCAAAGAGACGCAGAACTTCAGTATGATAGAGAAGAGTTAAGGATTTGAAAAGGAAGAGCTAAAGATCACGATAGAGCTAGGTTAAAAAAGTTACTATAAGCTTAAAGCACGTATGGCCAACTTCACGTTTAAACTCAATCAAGAATAGATCTAAGTCGCTTTCTATAGAGTGCAAAGGTAACTGTTTATACGCTTTAAAAAAACTTACCCTCCATACCCAACCTTCTGAAAGATCCGCCTATGCTTAACAAAAGGGGCTTTATAAAGTACGTGAGTGCATAAAGAGTAGATGAAAAGCATATTGTTTTTACTTCGAGCAGAAAAAATGACTTTATTATCCTGAGCACCTATCAATTACTGTCGACTAATGAGATTACTTTCCATAAGGCGCGTTGTTTAAAATTTTATCCGCATTGCCGCTTCTACCATGCCTAGGATTGATAAGATTTATCCATAGCAGCAGATTGAGGTTTTTCTATCAAATTCTGAGTACATTCAATAGATTCTGTAACAAAGGGGGGCCTTGTTGCAATAGGGAAAGATGCTTAAAAACACGATGGAGCCTAAAAATTCTCCTCAAAATTGAGAAGAATATTTAGCAATCTGGGGGAGGCAGTTCCTTTCCAAAAACTCTTATCGACTTAGAAAAATAGATATGGCTTATTTAAATCTCGTTAAGCGTGCTTTAAGAATAGAGCTTAAGCCTTTTGCGTCTATACTTATTTAAGAGATTCTCTCTCCTAAGGTATGGAAGTTATAGGTCAATGTTATGTTTGGTAAGGAGTTCTTTTAACTTGGGAACCAAATTGCGTTTACGTTGGTGTTCCTCAAGAAGCTGCCGGATATTTTTAGTCCATTGAGCGATAGATTGTGCTTGTATAGCAGCAAGATAAGCTTTATCCAACCACTCTGCTGCTCGGCCATAATAAGATGCCCCTTGCTGAATGGCCTCTGTGGCAAGTTTTTGACAGTTTTTTAAAGCCCATTCAGGCCGCTGAGTTAAAGCTTCTTCAATAAGAAACTCCGGAATAGTCCTAAATTTTTCTGCAATCTTAATAGCTTCATCAATCATTTTCTCATATAAAAGAATTTTAATTGACTCCTCATAATGGTAGGGCCTGTCAATTTGAACAAATTTTAAAATGCCTGGTTTGATGATATCCCATTGGCTTTGCGCCCCCTTTTGTAAAGCTTTATAGTCTTCCAAAGAAGAGGCCATAGTAAGCAAATCTACTCCAGCTCTTATACCTATCTGGATTTGACCTGCTTCAAAAGCTAGATCTCTTGTCCATCTTAATAAATTTCTTGCTAGCCAACCTTCTTCATGGGGTCTTTTATAGCAAAGAGCTGTTTTTAAAGCCAATTGGAGCTCTTTACATCCATAAAATTGCTGAGAAAGCTCTAAAAGTAGATTAGGGTCTCGAATATGGCTACTAATGAAATTTTCTGCTTCAACATATCTTTTAAGCTCAATGAGTAATTTCGCATATTCTTCGTCCATGCGCGCTAGATGAGCTAAAAGTAGACAGGTATCAAGCTTTTTTCGTCGTTTTAAAACACGAAAAGCAACGCTGGCAATTTTTTTGCTGACCTCTTCATCTAGCTCAGTAGCAAAAACTGCTTGATTAGTAAGAGCTGCTTTCAGTAAGGGATAGTCCCAGCCAGCCTTCATCAATTCAAGAGCAGCATCAAAAGCGCCATCCGATTCTTCGTTCCAATCATAAAAAATTTCAATCCAGACTGCTTTTTCTTGCGAAGAAAAATGACTGATAAGAATGGCTTCTATCCAAAGCGACGCTAAAGCATCTAAAAGTTCTTCGTAAAGGTCATCTCCGCCAAAGTCGGTAAAGGTTTCTTTTCTTTCTATTAACGGCTTAGTGATCGCCTTTAGAATAGCAAAAGCATTAACCCCATCTTCAGCTTTTAAGAAAGGAATAACTTGTTCCATTAGTTCTTCAATTCTTAAAGCTATCTGGCTTAAACCCTCTCCTTCATCGTCCCAAAAATCATAATCCTGATAAAGGATATCTTCCATTTCACTAACAATGACTTGAGTATCCAGAAGAGATGTTGGTTCCCCGGTTGCTACAGGGCGGATAAGAAAGATTCGAATATCCTTCACCAGATAAGGATGTTGCTCGATCAGCCTTAATAATAATGATCTAAGCGTGCTCAGATCTAAGGTTCTTAGTATCTCTTCTAAAGGAGGTTCCAAGAATTCAATACCTTGACGAGCCATTTTAAGTAAGACTGCTACAAGGTGCTTGCAAGGATAAAAATCACACGGGCAGGAGCAGTAGCCTTTTTGCCAATCTTGATTTTTTAGAGAAACTTTTACTTGGTAAGGCTCGGGTGAGCTACCTTGAACTGTAGCATATAAAGTATCCGTGGCTATGGTTAAAAAAGTAACTTTTTCAATGTAATTTTCACCCTTAAGGAAAGTGTTTGGAAAACACCATTCTTTAATCATAGCTTCATTAAAATAAAAAGGATTTTTTCTCATAATTTTTGGCTCTGTTATCAAAATCCTCAATCAAATTAAATACATATTTTGCTGTTTTAAAGCCTTTTATTCCAAGTATTTATCGGCCCAAGCAAAAATAAAGCATGAGTATTTTCTTTAGGTTCTCGCTGCGTTAAGTCCAATTTTAAAAAAATTTGAACAATCCTCTAGGCGTTCATCAATAATCTTTCGTTTTTTCTTGTCGCCCATCATATTTTGAGGCAGAAAAGGAATATTTTCTGGCCGCTGATTAGGAAGCTCATTGGGGTGCTGAGCCTTCCAGTGATACAATTCTTTACGTTCATACATTGACTTTCCCAAGCCATGCGCAAGTAGCTGGAGGTTGCGCATGATAAGAATAGTAACCAGCTGAGGTTGGAGGCAGACTCTGAGGAAAAGGCATAGGAAAGGGTAGAGGAGATGGTGCACGGTAAGGATGGTGACTATTTGGAACAGGGGGTAGGCTTGGAGCCGCTGGCAAGGTAGGGGAGTAGGGCGATTTGGCGGTGGTGGTGCTGAGGGGGATATGCGCTGTCGTTTAGCAGATTGATCCTGCTGTAGTGGAAGCACGCGAGAAGCAGAAGAAGTAGATTGCCCTTCTTCTCTCTGAGATTGCTGCTCCTCTATTTGAGATGTTTCACCTTTACGCTTTTTAGCTAAGCTTAATAAGCGGCTGTATTAGGCAGATTGATTCAAATTCACCTGTTGGATGCGCTCTAATTGAGAAGCAGAAGGAGGCAAAGAGGTGGATTGTCCTTCCTCTCTCTGAGGTTGCTGTTCTTCTGTTTGAGAAATTTCAGTTGTACGTGTTTTAAAGGAAGAAACAACTGGCATATTTTCAAGAGGTGGGGAGGGGGGAGTTGATCCTGCGCCTCGCATAAATTTTTTCCTAGATGACATTATTGGTGACATTAATAGAGTGTATGATAAATATGAACATATCACTAAATAAAAAAATGTAAAATAAAAAGGAGGGTTGAAATGATTAGTAACATTTTTGATAATTATTTGACCAAAGTAGATAAATTTACCCGAAAATCATTTAATCAGCTAATTGAAAACAATTTAGCAAAAATCTCAATTATATTATCGCAGTAGTAGAAGATGCAAAAAATCAGGTATCTTTATATGATGGCTGCACATTTGCAAAAATACAATTAGAATTAGGAGCCGAAGCGAAATACAATCCTGAAACCGCCGAAAAAATGGCTAAGATCTATTATTGTTGCGTTAACCAATATGGTGGCACTAATCAAATACAGCTATATTATCCTAATTATGTAGGCCGCCAAGAAGATCTAAAAGAAATAGCTTGTAAGGCTTATATTTTTGCTAATGATTCTTCTCTAAATCCTTCCAAAAGAGCTGAATATCAATTTGACTTAGGTCATTGCTTTTATCAGGGAAAGGGAACGGAACAAAATTTTGCTCAAGCTTTTAATTGCTATCAAAAAGCGGGGTTAGAAGGAAACTATCCTCCAGCGTTATTCATGGTGGGGCATTGTCTCGAAAGAGGCGAGGGTGTTCCCAAAGATGAAGAAACCGCGCTTCAATGGTATTTAAAAGCCGCAAGCTATTCAGACGATGTAGACATCGTACGCCATGTTGCTCAAAAGTTTGAAGAAAAAGGACGGATAGAAATAGCCCATCTTTTATATCAAAAAGCTGCTCAAAATCACGATCCTGTAGCCATTGATTATTTGATAAAATTTTATGAGCAAAAAGGAGTGGAACAGTACCAAGAAGCGATTAATAAATTGAAATCTCAGCTGGCTAAGGTCGTTCAACAACTTAACCCTGATTCTCTTCTTAAAAAACCCTATTCTTTGCCTCCTATTTCTTATTCTGGGGAAGGAACCATCCGCGGTTGATAAATTTTGGCATCGATTTGGCGAATTGCCAAGTTGATGGAATTTTAACCAGTTTTTAGCTCATCTAAAAGCATCGCTTATTCGATAAAAATACCTGTTTTTTGAGAGTTGGAGAGAGTCGATTAATCTTTAGCATGCTTTATTTTCGAGTGCTGGGATAGCGTGCATCTAGAATGAAGAGCAACTTTCCGAACTATATTTTGCACTCCCGTTTTATCGTTTGGAGAAGGGGTTAATATTTCCTTAGTTCACCTTTTGACAAAAAATTCTATGGAAAGCTGTTATAGCTGGATTGAGGGATCACTACTGTGTCTGGGAAATCATTTTTTTGTTTATCTTTTCTGTGCAGGGCAAAGAAGCTATCAAATATATACGCAATCGTTATTTTGGATGGTTTAAATGTATCGCTTGCCATTCGAAAATGATGTTTCGCATTTCATCTCAATTCTAAAAAGCAGTGTCTCCAAAATTATCATTTTGAAGGAAGTTTAAAGAGCCAAATGAATTGTAGAATCCTTTTTGGATTCTATAATTCATAGTAAAATTAGGCACTCCAAGAGAAGATACTTGCTTCTTGGCCTGGCATTTTCATTAATGTCTAAGCGAGCTGATCGGATTGTTGTACAGCCTCTTGCTGCATTTGGATGACAGAATCTAACGCTATTCCTTAATCGCTAATTTGGCAGCTGTGCCATCCGTCATGGTTAGCGACCCAGGGTCGGCAGTTTTAGTGACCCACCCTAGCTACCAAAATTTTTTTCTTTATTTCTCTTAAACTGCATACACGATGATATACTTTTTTATTCTTGACAGCTAGGCAACTTTTCTTGATAACTCAAAAGTTACATTTT carries:
- a CDS encoding SWIM zinc finger family protein — encoded protein: MRKNPFYFNEAMIKEWCFPNTFLKGENYIEKVTFLTIATDTLYATVQGSSPEPYQVKVSLKNQDWQKGYCSCPCDFYPCKHLVAVLLKMARQGIEFLEPPLEEILRTLDLSTLRSLLLRLIEQHPYLVKDIRIFLIRPVATGEPTSLLDTQVIVSEMEDILYQDYDFWDDEGEGLSQIALRIEELMEQVIPFLKAEDGVNAFAILKAITKPLIERKETFTDFGGDDLYEELLDALASLWIEAILISHFSSQEKAVWIEIFYDWNEESDGAFDAALELMKAGWDYPLLKAALTNQAVFATELDEEVSKKIASVAFRVLKRRKKLDTCLLLAHLARMDEEYAKLLIELKRYVEAENFISSHIRDPNLLLELSQQFYGCKELQLALKTALCYKRPHEEGWLARNLLRWTRDLAFEAGQIQIGIRAGVDLLTMASSLEDYKALQKGAQSQWDIIKPGILKFVQIDRPYHYEESIKILLYEKMIDEAIKIAEKFRTIPEFLIEEALTQRPEWALKNCQKLATEAIQQGASYYGRAAEWLDKAYLAAIQAQSIAQWTKNIRQLLEEHQRKRNLVPKLKELLTKHNIDL
- a CDS encoding tetratricopeptide repeat protein, which encodes MAKIYYCCVNQYGGTNQIQLYYPNYVGRQEDLKEIACKAYIFANDSSLNPSKRAEYQFDLGHCFYQGKGTEQNFAQAFNCYQKAGLEGNYPPALFMVGHCLERGEGVPKDEETALQWYLKAASYSDDVDIVRHVAQKFEEKGRIEIAHLLYQKAAQNHDPVAIDYLIKFYEQKGVEQYQEAINKLKSQLAKVVQQLNPDSLLKKPYSLPPISYSGEGTIRG
- a CDS encoding DUF4116 domain-containing protein; this encodes MEINKLSQACSYIDKVADYIPIVSTVTNLFDIFQKQVILRSKQKENINKSSYYRHLSQKSFKRCIILLIPILGNIVVGIWDFTHQKCYPSSPPAVHPASPQLSFPSSNTAAMLTAVQQNVWTPEPAELKLKSRKSKEAVAVQKEPRHLGEWLSEIELNKEKRCLLAAVRRDGLKLQYASEVQKKDKKVVLAAVQQNGKALAYANQALKEDEDVVLAAVQQNGTSFEYAHEKLKNERSFVLAAVKQDGRALQYVSQKLKEDKEVVLAAVEQNGSALQYVSQKLKEDKEVVLAAVEQNGWLLREASQELKKDKEVVLAAVKRDGWALQYASQELKKDKEVVLAAVKQHGLALEYASQALKEDKEVVLAAVKQHGFASYYASQKLKENREVVLAAVQQNGSTFEYAPEELKNERSFVLIAVQQKGWALKFASQKLKEDKEVVFAAIEQDGSVLEYASQDLKKDNEVVLAAVKQHGMALKFASQKLKEDKEVVLAAIKQNGLALEYASQELKEDKEVVLAAIKQNGCALQYASQGLKKDKEVVLAAVKQNGLALRHAGKKLKKDREIVLAAVQQEGRSLGYVSKEDKEVVLAALKQDGWVLKYASQVLKRDKEFVLAAVKQNGWALEYASQALKEDKEVVLVAVEQNGWALEYASQELKEDKEIVLAAIKQDGRVLQWMLESLKNDKEIVLAAVKQDGLALKFASQELKEDKEVVLAAVKQNGCALQYTSLALKNDKEVVLAAVKQNGLAFYYASQMLNKDKEVVLAAVKQNDRALQFASQELKEDEEVVLAAVKQRDAELQYDREELRI